The following proteins are encoded in a genomic region of Brachypodium distachyon strain Bd21 chromosome 1, Brachypodium_distachyon_v3.0, whole genome shotgun sequence:
- the LOC100826424 gene encoding sister chromatid cohesion protein PDS5 homolog A isoform X1, with the protein METAEQLRELGEKLGSELPASADAVAKLLEQAAEGLHVIEQSPGSSVMRTIQPCLNAVAREELLKHQDEDVKVLLATCFCEITRITAPEAPYSDDVLRTIFHLIVGTFSGLIDVHSHSYVRRVAILETVARYRACVVMLDLECNDLITDMFRTFLQIASDNHDANIAKSMQTIMAHIIDESEDIHESLLHVLLSALGRRKTGISFSARKLARSVIEHSAGKLEPYIKKFLTSSLAGDNSSSNGHIDHHEVIFDVYQCAPKVLKVVVPYITGELLADQAEMRSKSVDFLGELFSLPGVPILESFKPLFIEFLKRLTDRVVEIRVSMIEHLKECLLSNHSRPEAPEITKALCDRLLDYEENVRKQVVAALCDVACHSFGAVPVETIKLVADRVRDKSISVKCYTMERLADIYRLYCLKGSDSSTNSSDFEWIPGKILRCLYDKDFRPESIESILSGSLFPPEFPTKERVQHWVTAVAHFDKVEMKALEQILLQKQRFDKSFNLIIALPFLFFSFHSRNVLIFCMAINFRLQQEMLKYIGLRETRQEDAPDVQKRIVACFRSMSRLFSDATKAEENLNMLHQLNDANIWKIFTSLLDCSTTFNKAWSIRVDLLKKLGEEHALHDFVSTLSMRCSYLLVNKEYAKEILSEASEQKSAGNSKLISSCMNLLTAISSFFPSLLSGLEEDIIELLKEDNELLKEGIAHVLSKAGGNIREQLASSSSVALLLERLCLEGTRRQAKYSVHALAAITKDDGLMALSVLYKRLVDLLEEKKVHLPSILQSLGCIAQIAMPIFETRGEEIINFITKKILECSDDMVEVSADKSEWGDSSYSCLLKIYGIKTLVKSCLPCKDAQADSGLEKLMGILKNILTYGDISPDMISSASDKAHLRLAAAKSVLRLSRQWDHKVPVDVFYLTLRISQDDFPQMRKLFLSKVHQYIKERVLDAKYACAFLLGVDDYRAPQYEEFKHNLIEVAQICQQVKMRQLSVQADVNSLTAYPEYIISYLVHVLAHDPSCPTVEEYEDVNAFGPIYWRLHLLLSTLLGEEGSQYSVPGMKKESFMTTISIFRSIKCSEDVVDVNKTKTLHAICDLGILIAKRLCQDEINISENQTVPLPAQLYVPVKDQDESSVEGDGKMWLGCENVLTHFEALMTANTAEVESPEGKMLIDETDEFGNEIPLGKIVQILKSRGAKKAGRKQNAASSSVNAGKDDDVLGLVREINLDNEENSGELVKSKTNKQQMDTKESTEKSVDFSTPKRKRSVSKSRPHPAKDNDEILVNSVNTEKTNNSLESKLKKEKSRAESTETDLIASPASTKTPASKGKKSAKKSHAEVLHSSAKKSADESTMGAAELGSQNGSFRRQKPRLASGLAKCSTVDSSSTDLVGHKIKVWWPLDKKFYEGFVKSYNSAKKLHTVLYDDGEVEELNMTKEKWRMIESNGSPMKQKKDHPGTIQGRAHDMRTTSSRKAPPNQHKSAKRPSPLTTRGKPKGLPESKRRKTAGGNKAVEVSNAGSDSSSSLAHSDHDEDVKSDGHKEKEVAVSSAQKKRTVKESKVELKEEKPDGNSLSSKEESDDETLSVWKKRTSQAT; encoded by the exons ATGGAAACCGCGGAGCAGCTCAGGGAGCTCGGGGAGAAGCTCGGGTCGGAGCTGCCGGCCTCGGCCGACGCCGTCGCCAAGCTCCTCGAG CAAGCTGCGGAAGGTCTACATGTAATAGAGCAGTCACCAGGGTCCTCAGTGATGAGAACTATCCAACCATGTCTAAATGCAGTTGCCAGAGAAGAATTGCTGAAACATCAGGATGAAGATGTCAAAGTTCTCTTAGCAACCTGCTTCTGTGAAATTACAAGAATAACCGCACCTGAAGCTCCCTACAGCGATGATGTTTTAAGG ACCATATTTCATCTGATTGTGGGTACATTTAGTGGACTCATTGATGTGCATAGCCATTCCTATGTCAGGAGAGTTGCTATTTTGGAAACAGTTGCAAGATACAGGGCCTGCGTTGTGATGCTAGACCTTGAATGTAATGACCTCATCACTGACATGTTCCGAACTTTTTTACAAATTGCCAG TGACAATCATGACGCAAATATTGCGAAGTCCATGCAGACAATAATGGCCCATATTATAGATGAGAGTGAGGATATACATGAAAGCCTTCTACATGTACTCTTATCAGCTTTGGGCCGGAGAAAAACT GGTATTTCTTTCTCCGCACGCAAGCTTGCTCGCAGTGTTATAGAGCATTCTGCAGGAAAACTCGAACCATACATAAAGAAGTTTCTcacctcatccttggctgGGGACAACAGTTCTTCAAATGGCCACATTGATCACCATGAAGTCATATTTGATGTGTATCAGTGTGCTCCAAAGGTTCTTAAAGTGGTGGTGCCTTATATAACTGGGGAACTACTG GCAGACCAGGCAGAAATGCGGTCTAAATCGGTGGACTTCCTTGGGGAACTTTTTTCTTTACCTGGAGTTCCTATCTTGGAATCTTTTAAGCCTCTTTTCATTGAGTTCCTGAAGAGATTGACTGACAGAGTAGTAGAAATCCGTGTTTCCATGATTGAGCATTTGAAGGAATGTCTACTGTCAAACCATTCCAGACCGGAAGCTCCAGAGATAACCA AGGCACTTTGTGATAGATTGTTGGATTATGAAGAAAATGTACGAAAGCAAGTTGTGGCTGCTCTTTGTGATGTAGCTTGCCATTCATTTGGTGCGGTTCCAGTTGAAACTATCAAACTAGTTGCCGACCGTGTCCGTGATAAATCA ATTTCTGTGAAGTGCTACACCATGGAGAGACTGGCTGATATCTACAGGCTGTATTGTCTGAAGGGGTCTGATAGCTCAACTAATTCTTCTGATTTTGAATGGATACCTGGAAAAATATTAAGATGTCTTTATGACAAAGATTTTAG GCCAGAGTCAATTGAATCAATTTTATCTGGTTCATTATTCCCACCAGAGTTTCCAACAAAGGAAAGAGTGCAACATTGGGTAACTGCTGTCGCACATTTTGATAAAGTTGAGATGAAAGCTCTTGAACAGATCTTACTGCAAAAGCAAAGGTTCGATAAGTCATTTAATTTGATAATTgctctcccttttcttttcttttcttttcattctAGAAATGTTTTGATATTTTGCATGGCGATCAATTTCAGACTACAACAAGAAATGCTCAAGTACATTGGCCTTCGGGAAACACGCCAG GAGGATGCCCCTGATGTGCAAAAAAGAATCGTAGCATGTTTTCGGAGCATGTCCCGTTTGTTCAGTGATGCAACAAAGGCTGAGGAGAACTTGAACATGCTTCATCAGCTAAACGATGCCAATATCTGGAAAATATTCACAAGCTTGCTTGATTGCTCAACAACGTTCAACAAAGCTTGGTCCATTCGG GTTGATTTGCTTAAGAAGCTTGGTGAAGAACATGCACTACATGATTTCGTGAGCACACTATCGATGCGATGTTCATATTTACTTGTGAACAAGGAATATGCTAAAGAGATCCTTTCTGAAGCTTCTGAACAAAAATCTGCTGGGAATTCAAAACTCATCTCATCATGCATGAATCTTCTGACG GCAATATCTAGTTTCTTCCCTTCACTTTTGTCTGGACTTGAAGAAGATATCATCGAACTTCTTAAGGAGGATAATGAACTGCTTAAAGAGGGTATTGCCCATGTTTTGTCGAAAGCTGGTGGCAACATTCGTGAACAACTGGCCTCATCAAG CTCTGTTGCCCTTCTATTAGAGCGGCTATGTTTAGAGGGAACACGGAGGCAGGCTAAATACTCTGTGCATGCTTTGGCTGCCATCACAAAAGATGATGGTCTGATGGCACTATCTGTTCTCTACAAG AGGCTTGTGGATTtgctggaggagaagaaagtTCATTTACCTTCTATCTTGCAATCTTTGGGGTGCATAGCTCAGATAGCAATGCCAATATTTGAAACAAGGGGGGAAGAGATAATAAATTTCATAACGAAAAAAATTCTTGAGTGCAGTGAT GATATGGTTGAAGTTTCTGCTGACAAGTCTGAATGGGGTGATAGTTCATATAGTTGTTTGCTAAAG ATTTATGGCATTAAAACTTTGGTGAAGAGCTGTCTACCTTGTAAAGATGCTCAAGCAGATTCTGGATTAGAAAAATTAATGGGCATCCTTAAAAATATTCTTACGTATGGTGATATTTCCCCAGACATGATTTCAAG TGCTAGTGATAAGGCCCATTTGAGGCTGGCAGCAGCAAAATCTGTTCTTCGCTTATCCAGACAATGGGACCATAAAGTGCCTGTTGATGTTTTTTATCTGACTCTGAGGATATCACAG GATGATTTTCCTCAGATGAGGAAATTGTTCCTCAGTAAAGTACATCAATATATCAAGGAGAGGGTTTTGGACGCAAAATATGCCTGTGCCTTCTTATTAGGCGTGGATGATTATCGTGCGCCACAGTATGAAGAG TTTAAGCACAACCTGATTGAAGTGGCACAAATATGCCAACAAGTTAAGATGCGTCAACTATCTGTCCAAGCAGATGTGAATTCGCTCACAGCTTACCCAGAATATATAATTTCATATTTGGTTCATGTCCTTGCTCATGATCCTTCATGCCCTACCGTTGAGGAATACGAGGATGTCAACGCATTTGGTCCAATTTACTG GCGATTGCATCTGCTTCTTTCAACtctccttggagaagaaggTTCGCAGTATAGTGTACCTGGTATGAAAAAGGAAAGCTTCATGACAACAATATCTATATTCAGAAGCATCAAATGTTCCGAAGACGTAGTTGATGTAAATAAGACCAAG ACTCTACATGCTATATGCGATCTTGGTATTCTTATTGCAAAGAGGTTGTGTCAAGACGAGATAAATATATCAGAAAATCAAACAGTTCCATTGCCTGCTCAACTTTATGTGCCAGTTAAGGACCAAGATGAAAGCTCAGTG GAGGGTGATGGGAAGATGTGGTTGGGATGTGAGAATGTGCTGACCCATTTTGAGGCTCTTATGACAGCAAACACCGCTGAG GTTGAATCACCTGAAGGTAAGATGCTCATAGATGAGACTGATGAATTTGGCAATGAAATCCCTCTAGGGAAAATTGTCCAAATTCTTAAATCTCGAGGAGCAAAAAAGGCAgggagaaaacaaaatgcagCATCTAGTTCAGTAAATGCTggaaaagatgatgatgtcttGGGATTGGTAAGAGAAATAAACTTAGACAACGAAGAAAATTCAGGAGAATTGGTAAAGAGCAAAACAAATAAGCAGCAGATGGATACGAAAGAAAGCACCGAGAAGTCAGTAGATTTTTCAACACCAAAACGCAAACGATCAGTTTCTAAGAGTAGACCACACCCAGCAAAAGACAATGATGAGATTTTAGTAAATTCTGTCAACACAGAAAAAACTAATAACTCTTTGGAAAGCAAgttgaagaaggagaaaagCAGAGCTGAGTCAACTGAGACAGACTTGATAGCATCGCCTGCCAGTACTAAAACCCCTGCATCCAAAGGGAAAAAGAGCGCTAAGAAATCCCATGCCGAAGTCTTGCATAGCAGTGCAAAG AAGTCTGCTGATGAGAGTACAATGGGAGCTGCTGAACTGGGTAGTCAAAACGGGTCCTTCAGAAGACAGAAGCCAAGATTGGCGTCTGGTTTAGCAAAG TGCTCAACGGTTGACTCAAGCAGTACCGACTTGGTAGGACATAAAATAAAAGTTTGGTGGCCTTTGGATAAGAA ATTTTATGAAGGTTTTGTGAAGTCATATAATTCAGCAAAGAAACTACATACA GTGTTATACGATGACGGGGAGGTTGAGGAGCTTAACATGACCAAAGAAAAGTGGAGAATGATTGAAAGTAATGGTTCACCAATGAAG CAAAAGAAGGATCATCCAGGGACAATTCAAGGACG AGCACATGACATGAGAACTACCAGCAGCAGGAAAGCTCCACCTAACCAACATAAGTCAGCAAAGAG GCCATCACCTCTAACGACGAGAGGGAAACCAAAAGGGTTGCCAGAAAGCAAACGTAGAAAGACAGCAGGAGGTAACAAGGCTGTTGAAGTTAGCAATGCTGGTTCAGACTCATCCAGTTCTCTTGCTCACTCAGATCACGACGAAGATGTAAAATCCG ATGGCCATAAGGAGAAAGAGGTAGCAGTTAGCTCAGCtcagaagaaaagaacagtGAAAGAATCCAAAGTGGAGCTGAAAGAGGAGAAACCTGATGGCAACAGTTTAAGCAGCAAGGAGGAATCTGACGATGAAACACTT AGTGTCTGGAAAAAACGCACATCACAGGCAACATAG
- the LOC100826424 gene encoding sister chromatid cohesion protein PDS5 homolog A isoform X2: METAEQLRELGEKLGSELPASADAVAKLLEQAAEGLHVIEQSPGSSVMRTIQPCLNAVAREELLKHQDEDVKVLLATCFCEITRITAPEAPYSDDVLRTIFHLIVGTFSGLIDVHSHSYVRRVAILETVARYRACVVMLDLECNDLITDMFRTFLQIASDNHDANIAKSMQTIMAHIIDESEDIHESLLHVLLSALGRRKTGISFSARKLARSVIEHSAGKLEPYIKKFLTSSLAGDNSSSNGHIDHHEVIFDVYQCAPKVLKVVVPYITGELLADQAEMRSKSVDFLGELFSLPGVPILESFKPLFIEFLKRLTDRVVEIRVSMIEHLKECLLSNHSRPEAPEITKALCDRLLDYEENVRKQVVAALCDVACHSFGAVPVETIKLVADRVRDKSISVKCYTMERLADIYRLYCLKGSDSSTNSSDFEWIPGKILRCLYDKDFRPESIESILSGSLFPPEFPTKERVQHWVTAVAHFDKVEMKALEQILLQKQRFDKSFNLIIALPFLFFSFHSRNVLIFCMAINFRLQQEMLKYIGLRETRQEDAPDVQKRIVACFRSMSRLFSDATKAEENLNMLHQLNDANIWKIFTSLLDCSTTFNKAWSIRVDLLKKLGEEHALHDFVSTLSMRCSYLLVNKEYAKEILSEASEQKSAGNSKLISSCMNLLTAISSFFPSLLSGLEEDIIELLKEDNELLKEGIAHVLSKAGGNIREQLASSSSVALLLERLCLEGTRRQAKYSVHALAAITKDDGLMALSVLYKRLVDLLEEKKVHLPSILQSLGCIAQIAMPIFETRGEEIINFITKKILECSDDMVEVSADKSEWGDSSYSCLLKIYGIKTLVKSCLPCKDAQADSGLEKLMGILKNILTYGDISPDMISSASDKAHLRLAAAKSVLRLSRQWDHKVPVDVFYLTLRISQDDFPQMRKLFLSKVHQYIKERVLDAKYACAFLLGVDDYRAPQYEEFKHNLIEVAQICQQVKMRQLSVQADVNSLTAYPEYIISYLVHVLAHDPSCPTVEEYEDVNAFGPIYWRLHLLLSTLLGEEGSQYSVPGMKKESFMTTISIFRSIKCSEDVVDVNKTKTLHAICDLGILIAKRLCQDEINISENQTVPLPAQLYVPVKDQDESSVEGDGKMWLGCENVLTHFEALMTANTAEVESPEGKMLIDETDEFGNEIPLGKIVQILKSRGAKKAGRKQNAASSSVNAGKDDDVLGLVREINLDNEENSGELVKSKTNKQQMDTKESTEKSVDFSTPKRKRSVSKSRPHPAKDNDEILVNSVNTEKTNNSLESKLKKEKSRAESTETDLIASPASTKTPASKGKKSAKKSHAEVLHSSAKSADESTMGAAELGSQNGSFRRQKPRLASGLAKCSTVDSSSTDLVGHKIKVWWPLDKKFYEGFVKSYNSAKKLHTVLYDDGEVEELNMTKEKWRMIESNGSPMKQKKDHPGTIQGRAHDMRTTSSRKAPPNQHKSAKRPSPLTTRGKPKGLPESKRRKTAGGNKAVEVSNAGSDSSSSLAHSDHDEDVKSDGHKEKEVAVSSAQKKRTVKESKVELKEEKPDGNSLSSKEESDDETLSVWKKRTSQAT; this comes from the exons ATGGAAACCGCGGAGCAGCTCAGGGAGCTCGGGGAGAAGCTCGGGTCGGAGCTGCCGGCCTCGGCCGACGCCGTCGCCAAGCTCCTCGAG CAAGCTGCGGAAGGTCTACATGTAATAGAGCAGTCACCAGGGTCCTCAGTGATGAGAACTATCCAACCATGTCTAAATGCAGTTGCCAGAGAAGAATTGCTGAAACATCAGGATGAAGATGTCAAAGTTCTCTTAGCAACCTGCTTCTGTGAAATTACAAGAATAACCGCACCTGAAGCTCCCTACAGCGATGATGTTTTAAGG ACCATATTTCATCTGATTGTGGGTACATTTAGTGGACTCATTGATGTGCATAGCCATTCCTATGTCAGGAGAGTTGCTATTTTGGAAACAGTTGCAAGATACAGGGCCTGCGTTGTGATGCTAGACCTTGAATGTAATGACCTCATCACTGACATGTTCCGAACTTTTTTACAAATTGCCAG TGACAATCATGACGCAAATATTGCGAAGTCCATGCAGACAATAATGGCCCATATTATAGATGAGAGTGAGGATATACATGAAAGCCTTCTACATGTACTCTTATCAGCTTTGGGCCGGAGAAAAACT GGTATTTCTTTCTCCGCACGCAAGCTTGCTCGCAGTGTTATAGAGCATTCTGCAGGAAAACTCGAACCATACATAAAGAAGTTTCTcacctcatccttggctgGGGACAACAGTTCTTCAAATGGCCACATTGATCACCATGAAGTCATATTTGATGTGTATCAGTGTGCTCCAAAGGTTCTTAAAGTGGTGGTGCCTTATATAACTGGGGAACTACTG GCAGACCAGGCAGAAATGCGGTCTAAATCGGTGGACTTCCTTGGGGAACTTTTTTCTTTACCTGGAGTTCCTATCTTGGAATCTTTTAAGCCTCTTTTCATTGAGTTCCTGAAGAGATTGACTGACAGAGTAGTAGAAATCCGTGTTTCCATGATTGAGCATTTGAAGGAATGTCTACTGTCAAACCATTCCAGACCGGAAGCTCCAGAGATAACCA AGGCACTTTGTGATAGATTGTTGGATTATGAAGAAAATGTACGAAAGCAAGTTGTGGCTGCTCTTTGTGATGTAGCTTGCCATTCATTTGGTGCGGTTCCAGTTGAAACTATCAAACTAGTTGCCGACCGTGTCCGTGATAAATCA ATTTCTGTGAAGTGCTACACCATGGAGAGACTGGCTGATATCTACAGGCTGTATTGTCTGAAGGGGTCTGATAGCTCAACTAATTCTTCTGATTTTGAATGGATACCTGGAAAAATATTAAGATGTCTTTATGACAAAGATTTTAG GCCAGAGTCAATTGAATCAATTTTATCTGGTTCATTATTCCCACCAGAGTTTCCAACAAAGGAAAGAGTGCAACATTGGGTAACTGCTGTCGCACATTTTGATAAAGTTGAGATGAAAGCTCTTGAACAGATCTTACTGCAAAAGCAAAGGTTCGATAAGTCATTTAATTTGATAATTgctctcccttttcttttcttttcttttcattctAGAAATGTTTTGATATTTTGCATGGCGATCAATTTCAGACTACAACAAGAAATGCTCAAGTACATTGGCCTTCGGGAAACACGCCAG GAGGATGCCCCTGATGTGCAAAAAAGAATCGTAGCATGTTTTCGGAGCATGTCCCGTTTGTTCAGTGATGCAACAAAGGCTGAGGAGAACTTGAACATGCTTCATCAGCTAAACGATGCCAATATCTGGAAAATATTCACAAGCTTGCTTGATTGCTCAACAACGTTCAACAAAGCTTGGTCCATTCGG GTTGATTTGCTTAAGAAGCTTGGTGAAGAACATGCACTACATGATTTCGTGAGCACACTATCGATGCGATGTTCATATTTACTTGTGAACAAGGAATATGCTAAAGAGATCCTTTCTGAAGCTTCTGAACAAAAATCTGCTGGGAATTCAAAACTCATCTCATCATGCATGAATCTTCTGACG GCAATATCTAGTTTCTTCCCTTCACTTTTGTCTGGACTTGAAGAAGATATCATCGAACTTCTTAAGGAGGATAATGAACTGCTTAAAGAGGGTATTGCCCATGTTTTGTCGAAAGCTGGTGGCAACATTCGTGAACAACTGGCCTCATCAAG CTCTGTTGCCCTTCTATTAGAGCGGCTATGTTTAGAGGGAACACGGAGGCAGGCTAAATACTCTGTGCATGCTTTGGCTGCCATCACAAAAGATGATGGTCTGATGGCACTATCTGTTCTCTACAAG AGGCTTGTGGATTtgctggaggagaagaaagtTCATTTACCTTCTATCTTGCAATCTTTGGGGTGCATAGCTCAGATAGCAATGCCAATATTTGAAACAAGGGGGGAAGAGATAATAAATTTCATAACGAAAAAAATTCTTGAGTGCAGTGAT GATATGGTTGAAGTTTCTGCTGACAAGTCTGAATGGGGTGATAGTTCATATAGTTGTTTGCTAAAG ATTTATGGCATTAAAACTTTGGTGAAGAGCTGTCTACCTTGTAAAGATGCTCAAGCAGATTCTGGATTAGAAAAATTAATGGGCATCCTTAAAAATATTCTTACGTATGGTGATATTTCCCCAGACATGATTTCAAG TGCTAGTGATAAGGCCCATTTGAGGCTGGCAGCAGCAAAATCTGTTCTTCGCTTATCCAGACAATGGGACCATAAAGTGCCTGTTGATGTTTTTTATCTGACTCTGAGGATATCACAG GATGATTTTCCTCAGATGAGGAAATTGTTCCTCAGTAAAGTACATCAATATATCAAGGAGAGGGTTTTGGACGCAAAATATGCCTGTGCCTTCTTATTAGGCGTGGATGATTATCGTGCGCCACAGTATGAAGAG TTTAAGCACAACCTGATTGAAGTGGCACAAATATGCCAACAAGTTAAGATGCGTCAACTATCTGTCCAAGCAGATGTGAATTCGCTCACAGCTTACCCAGAATATATAATTTCATATTTGGTTCATGTCCTTGCTCATGATCCTTCATGCCCTACCGTTGAGGAATACGAGGATGTCAACGCATTTGGTCCAATTTACTG GCGATTGCATCTGCTTCTTTCAACtctccttggagaagaaggTTCGCAGTATAGTGTACCTGGTATGAAAAAGGAAAGCTTCATGACAACAATATCTATATTCAGAAGCATCAAATGTTCCGAAGACGTAGTTGATGTAAATAAGACCAAG ACTCTACATGCTATATGCGATCTTGGTATTCTTATTGCAAAGAGGTTGTGTCAAGACGAGATAAATATATCAGAAAATCAAACAGTTCCATTGCCTGCTCAACTTTATGTGCCAGTTAAGGACCAAGATGAAAGCTCAGTG GAGGGTGATGGGAAGATGTGGTTGGGATGTGAGAATGTGCTGACCCATTTTGAGGCTCTTATGACAGCAAACACCGCTGAG GTTGAATCACCTGAAGGTAAGATGCTCATAGATGAGACTGATGAATTTGGCAATGAAATCCCTCTAGGGAAAATTGTCCAAATTCTTAAATCTCGAGGAGCAAAAAAGGCAgggagaaaacaaaatgcagCATCTAGTTCAGTAAATGCTggaaaagatgatgatgtcttGGGATTGGTAAGAGAAATAAACTTAGACAACGAAGAAAATTCAGGAGAATTGGTAAAGAGCAAAACAAATAAGCAGCAGATGGATACGAAAGAAAGCACCGAGAAGTCAGTAGATTTTTCAACACCAAAACGCAAACGATCAGTTTCTAAGAGTAGACCACACCCAGCAAAAGACAATGATGAGATTTTAGTAAATTCTGTCAACACAGAAAAAACTAATAACTCTTTGGAAAGCAAgttgaagaaggagaaaagCAGAGCTGAGTCAACTGAGACAGACTTGATAGCATCGCCTGCCAGTACTAAAACCCCTGCATCCAAAGGGAAAAAGAGCGCTAAGAAATCCCATGCCGAAGTCTTGCATAGCAGTGCAAAG TCTGCTGATGAGAGTACAATGGGAGCTGCTGAACTGGGTAGTCAAAACGGGTCCTTCAGAAGACAGAAGCCAAGATTGGCGTCTGGTTTAGCAAAG TGCTCAACGGTTGACTCAAGCAGTACCGACTTGGTAGGACATAAAATAAAAGTTTGGTGGCCTTTGGATAAGAA ATTTTATGAAGGTTTTGTGAAGTCATATAATTCAGCAAAGAAACTACATACA GTGTTATACGATGACGGGGAGGTTGAGGAGCTTAACATGACCAAAGAAAAGTGGAGAATGATTGAAAGTAATGGTTCACCAATGAAG CAAAAGAAGGATCATCCAGGGACAATTCAAGGACG AGCACATGACATGAGAACTACCAGCAGCAGGAAAGCTCCACCTAACCAACATAAGTCAGCAAAGAG GCCATCACCTCTAACGACGAGAGGGAAACCAAAAGGGTTGCCAGAAAGCAAACGTAGAAAGACAGCAGGAGGTAACAAGGCTGTTGAAGTTAGCAATGCTGGTTCAGACTCATCCAGTTCTCTTGCTCACTCAGATCACGACGAAGATGTAAAATCCG ATGGCCATAAGGAGAAAGAGGTAGCAGTTAGCTCAGCtcagaagaaaagaacagtGAAAGAATCCAAAGTGGAGCTGAAAGAGGAGAAACCTGATGGCAACAGTTTAAGCAGCAAGGAGGAATCTGACGATGAAACACTT AGTGTCTGGAAAAAACGCACATCACAGGCAACATAG